The proteins below come from a single Stutzerimonas stutzeri RCH2 genomic window:
- a CDS encoding A24 family peptidase, translating into MAIEWIVLLSLAGYAALIDLRQHRIPNSLVVFGIAAGVVGQVFGAGWSGLGTSAISAAIGFAIFIPLYALGGMAAGDVKLMAMVGTFMAPQQALLASLLALMAGGIGGLLLIAVHGQLRQTLTRYTVMLGAHRYLAPDKNEVAGKRFPYAIAILLGTLGSMLWFEFAR; encoded by the coding sequence ATGGCAATCGAGTGGATAGTTCTATTAAGCCTGGCGGGATATGCGGCGCTGATTGATCTTCGGCAACACCGAATTCCGAATTCGCTCGTGGTGTTCGGCATAGCGGCGGGGGTTGTTGGTCAGGTTTTCGGCGCAGGATGGTCCGGGCTTGGAACTAGCGCGATCAGTGCGGCGATCGGCTTTGCCATCTTCATTCCGCTCTACGCCCTCGGCGGCATGGCCGCCGGCGACGTCAAGCTGATGGCGATGGTAGGCACGTTCATGGCACCGCAGCAGGCCCTGCTGGCCTCGCTGCTGGCGCTGATGGCCGGGGGTATTGGTGGGTTGTTGCTGATCGCCGTGCACGGGCAGCTCCGGCAAACGCTGACTCGGTACACGGTGATGCTGGGCGCTCACCGCTACCTGGCGCCGGACAAGAACGAAGTTGCCGGCAAGCGCTTTCCCTACGCCATCGCCATCCTGCTCGGCACCCTGGGCAGCATGTTGTGGTTTGAATTCGCCCGCTGA
- a CDS encoding choline transporter, translated as MNEAELSPNDSEAPADRINPVVFYGSAIAIVLFAVWTMFFTDRSLAVINTVLGWISNTFGWFYFLAVLLYLLFVVVVATSRYGKIRLGPDHSKPEFNVVTWAAMLFSAGIGIDLLFFCIAEPITQFLEPPVGEGGSTQAARHAMELTFLHWGLSGWGVYTLVGMSLAYFSFRQGLPLSIRSSLYPIFGKRIYGPIGHTVDTAAVLGTIFGIATSLGIGIIQLNFGLNYIFGIPEGTLTQAVLVVLIVVFSAISAATGVERGIRRLSEFNMLLAVLLLLFVLVVGDTVFLLNALVMNVGDYFSNFISLSLDTYAYRRPTDWLNAWTVFFWAWWIAWGPFVGLFLARISRGRTIREFVIGTLLLPLAFMMAWMSIMGNSAIEMVMGGALEFGQQAVSNPGSSIYLFLQSLPWAGLTTIVVTILAIVFFVTSGDSGSLVLSNFTSILKDVNSDAPVWMRILWAAIIGVLTLALLIAGGLTALQGTVVIMGLPFSIVLLFMMYGLFKALHVEGVMADSYQKSLSGYLSGRATLEHTQMNWSQRLSRAMSFPSRSQIRRYLKDVCKPAMEEIQKALGEKGVPVDIVEGEPGNEHLALHVNLGSEQDFTYQIWPVRGTMPSFALRTQSGNADYYRLEVHLRQGSLGYDLMGYSRRQLIEDILDHYEHHMHFLHLQRENGGGESGMPNPGAAPTP; from the coding sequence ATGAACGAGGCTGAGCTCTCGCCCAACGATTCCGAAGCGCCCGCTGATCGAATCAATCCCGTAGTCTTCTACGGTTCCGCCATCGCCATCGTGCTGTTTGCCGTATGGACGATGTTCTTCACCGATCGCTCGCTGGCGGTCATCAACACGGTACTTGGCTGGATATCCAACACATTCGGCTGGTTCTACTTCCTCGCCGTGCTGCTCTACCTGTTGTTCGTGGTCGTCGTGGCGACCAGTCGCTACGGCAAGATCCGCCTCGGGCCTGATCACTCCAAGCCCGAATTCAACGTGGTCACCTGGGCGGCGATGCTGTTTTCCGCTGGCATCGGCATCGACCTGCTGTTCTTCTGTATCGCCGAACCCATCACCCAGTTTCTCGAACCGCCGGTAGGTGAGGGCGGCAGCACCCAGGCGGCGCGCCACGCCATGGAGCTGACCTTTCTGCACTGGGGTCTGTCCGGTTGGGGTGTCTACACGTTGGTGGGCATGTCGCTGGCCTACTTCAGCTTCCGCCAGGGCTTGCCGCTGTCGATCCGCTCCTCGCTGTACCCGATCTTCGGCAAGCGCATCTATGGCCCTATCGGCCACACCGTCGATACCGCCGCGGTACTCGGGACGATCTTCGGTATCGCCACCAGTCTGGGCATCGGCATCATCCAGCTGAACTTCGGCCTCAACTACATCTTCGGCATACCGGAAGGCACGCTTACCCAGGCGGTGCTGGTGGTGCTGATCGTGGTGTTCTCGGCGATCTCCGCGGCGACCGGGGTGGAGCGGGGGATCCGCCGGCTTTCCGAGTTCAACATGCTGCTGGCGGTATTGCTGCTGCTGTTCGTGCTGGTGGTCGGCGATACGGTGTTCCTGCTCAACGCGCTGGTGATGAACGTCGGCGACTACTTCTCCAACTTCATCAGTCTGTCGCTGGACACCTATGCCTACCGTCGGCCGACCGACTGGCTGAACGCCTGGACGGTATTCTTCTGGGCCTGGTGGATCGCCTGGGGGCCGTTCGTGGGCCTGTTCCTGGCGCGAATTTCCCGCGGTCGCACCATCCGCGAGTTCGTCATTGGCACGCTGCTGCTGCCGCTGGCGTTCATGATGGCCTGGATGTCGATCATGGGTAACAGCGCGATCGAGATGGTCATGGGGGGCGCCCTCGAATTCGGTCAGCAGGCGGTGAGCAACCCTGGCTCGTCGATCTATCTATTCCTGCAGAGCCTGCCATGGGCTGGACTCACCACCATCGTGGTGACCATCCTCGCCATCGTGTTCTTCGTCACCTCCGGCGACTCTGGCTCGCTGGTGCTGTCGAACTTCACCTCGATCCTCAAGGACGTCAACAGCGACGCGCCGGTGTGGATGCGCATTCTCTGGGCGGCAATCATTGGTGTGCTCACCCTGGCGCTGCTGATCGCCGGTGGCCTGACCGCGCTGCAGGGCACGGTAGTAATCATGGGCCTGCCGTTCTCCATCGTCCTGTTGTTCATGATGTACGGGCTGTTCAAGGCATTGCACGTCGAAGGCGTCATGGCTGACAGCTATCAGAAGAGCCTGTCCGGCTACCTGTCCGGGCGTGCCACGCTGGAGCACACGCAGATGAACTGGAGCCAGCGCCTGTCGCGGGCGATGAGCTTCCCCAGCCGTTCACAGATCCGTCGTTACCTGAAGGATGTCTGCAAGCCGGCGATGGAAGAGATCCAGAAGGCGCTCGGCGAGAAGGGCGTGCCTGTGGATATCGTCGAAGGCGAGCCGGGCAACGAGCATCTGGCGCTGCACGTCAACCTGGGCAGCGAGCAGGACTTCACCTACCAGATCTGGCCGGTGCGCGGCACCATGCCGTCCTTTGCCCTGCGCACGCAGAGCGGCAACGCCGACTACTACCGGCTCGAGGTGCACCTGCGCCAGGGCAGCCTGGGTTACGACCTGATGGGCTACTCCCGGCGCCAGCTGATCGAGGACATCCTCGACCACTACGAGCACCACATGCACTTCCTGCATCTTCAGCGCGAGAACGGCGGTGGTGAGAGCGGCATGCCCAATCCGGGCGCGGCGCCGACACCCTGA
- the tsaA gene encoding tRNA (N6-threonylcarbamoyladenosine(37)-N6)-methyltransferase TrmO — translation MDHSVSPIGYVRSCFKEKFAIPRQPSLAPAARGVLELLPPFDSGDAVAGLEQVSHVWLLFLFHQALESKPRLKVRPPRLGGNRMVGVFATRATHRPNGIGQSVVRLDRVEADRLFISGIDLLDGTPVLDIKPYVPYADALPDARNDMAADAPELIEVQWSESGLLQARREALRLGEPLVELIEQCLAQDPRPAYQKPEPERRYGAQFWDVDVRWHYPTPDMIHVLEVAPAAPQPA, via the coding sequence ATGGATCACAGCGTCTCGCCGATCGGCTACGTCCGCTCCTGCTTCAAGGAGAAGTTCGCCATCCCACGCCAACCGAGCTTGGCGCCAGCCGCACGTGGCGTGCTGGAGTTGCTGCCGCCGTTCGACAGCGGTGATGCAGTAGCCGGGCTCGAACAGGTCAGCCATGTGTGGCTGCTGTTTCTCTTCCATCAGGCGCTGGAAAGCAAACCCCGCCTCAAGGTTCGCCCGCCACGTCTGGGCGGCAATCGCATGGTCGGCGTGTTCGCCACCCGTGCCACGCACCGCCCCAACGGTATCGGTCAATCGGTGGTCAGACTGGATCGCGTCGAAGCGGATCGGCTGTTCATCTCCGGCATCGATCTGCTGGACGGCACGCCGGTGCTGGACATCAAACCCTACGTGCCCTACGCCGATGCGCTGCCTGACGCACGCAACGACATGGCCGCCGACGCGCCAGAGTTGATCGAGGTGCAATGGTCGGAATCGGGGTTGCTGCAAGCCCGCCGCGAAGCACTGCGCCTGGGCGAGCCCTTGGTCGAACTCATCGAACAGTGCCTGGCGCAGGACCCGCGCCCGGCCTATCAGAAGCCCGAACCGGAGCGGCGTTACGGCGCGCAGTTCTGGGATGTGGACGTGCGCTGGCACTACCCGACTCCGGACATGATCCACGTTCTCGAAGTAGCGCCAGCAGCGCCGCAACCGGCCTAG
- a CDS encoding Flp family type IVb pilin produces MKLQSIKSAVVKFARDEEGLTTVEYAIAGGLVAAVLLTAFTNLGQAVLVKINAIITALGGTTAPTQ; encoded by the coding sequence ATGAAACTTCAGTCGATCAAGAGCGCGGTGGTGAAGTTCGCGAGGGATGAGGAAGGCTTGACCACGGTGGAGTATGCGATTGCCGGCGGGCTGGTGGCGGCCGTGTTACTTACGGCGTTCACAAACTTAGGGCAGGCCGTACTAGTCAAGATCAACGCGATCATCACCGCATTGGGTGGAACCACGGCCCCAACGCAGTAA
- the betB gene encoding betaine-aldehyde dehydrogenase, giving the protein MARFPRQQLYIHGGYVDASSNETFESINPANGEVLAQVAEAGAADLERAVESAEQGQRIWAALTGIERARIMRRAVDLLRERNDELALLETLDTGKPLSETRSVDIVTGADVLEYYAGLAPAIEGEQIPLRDSSFVYTRREPLGVVAGIGAWNYPIQIALWKAAPALAAGNAMIFKPSEVTSLSALKLAEIFSEAGLPDGVFNVLTGSGAGVGALITEHPRIAKVSFTGGVATGKKVMASAASSSLKDVTMELGGKSPLIICEDADLDRAADIAVMANFFSSGQVCTNGTRVFVPAGLKAAFEAKLLERVQRIRLGDPQQEETNFGPLVSFAHMNNVLDYIAKGKAAGARLLCGGERVTEGEYAKGAFVAPTIFSDCSDDMAIVCEEIFGPVLSLLEYQDEDEVIRRANDTEYGLAAGVVTADLARAHRIIHRLEAGICWINTWGESPAQMPVGGYKQSGIGRENGIASLAHYTRVKSVQVELGEFASVF; this is encoded by the coding sequence ATGGCCCGTTTCCCACGGCAGCAACTCTATATCCATGGCGGCTACGTCGACGCCAGCAGCAATGAAACCTTCGAGAGCATCAACCCGGCCAACGGCGAAGTCCTGGCCCAAGTCGCGGAGGCCGGTGCGGCCGATCTGGAACGCGCGGTTGAAAGTGCCGAGCAGGGCCAGCGCATCTGGGCGGCACTCACCGGCATCGAGCGGGCGCGAATCATGCGCCGCGCGGTCGATCTGCTGCGCGAGCGCAATGATGAGCTGGCGCTGCTGGAAACCCTGGACACCGGCAAGCCGCTGAGCGAAACCCGCAGCGTCGACATCGTCACCGGCGCCGACGTGCTGGAGTACTACGCGGGCCTGGCTCCGGCCATCGAGGGCGAGCAGATTCCGCTGCGTGACAGCAGCTTCGTCTATACCCGGCGCGAGCCGCTGGGCGTGGTGGCCGGTATCGGCGCCTGGAACTATCCGATCCAGATAGCCCTGTGGAAAGCCGCACCGGCGCTGGCCGCCGGTAACGCGATGATCTTCAAGCCCAGCGAAGTCACCTCGCTGAGCGCGCTGAAACTGGCGGAGATCTTCAGCGAAGCTGGGCTGCCCGATGGCGTGTTCAACGTGTTGACCGGCAGTGGCGCCGGTGTCGGGGCGCTGATCACCGAGCACCCGCGCATCGCCAAGGTGTCCTTCACCGGCGGCGTGGCGACCGGCAAGAAGGTAATGGCCAGCGCGGCGTCGTCGTCGCTCAAGGACGTGACCATGGAGTTGGGCGGCAAGTCGCCGCTGATCATTTGTGAAGACGCCGATCTGGACCGCGCGGCCGACATCGCGGTGATGGCCAATTTCTTCAGCTCCGGCCAGGTGTGCACCAACGGCACGCGGGTGTTCGTTCCGGCCGGTCTGAAAGCTGCGTTCGAAGCCAAGCTGCTGGAGCGCGTGCAACGCATTCGTCTCGGCGATCCGCAGCAGGAGGAGACCAACTTCGGCCCGCTGGTCAGCTTCGCGCACATGAACAACGTGCTCGACTACATCGCCAAGGGAAAAGCCGCCGGCGCGCGGCTGCTCTGTGGTGGCGAGCGGGTGACTGAGGGCGAATACGCAAAAGGCGCCTTTGTCGCACCGACGATCTTCAGCGACTGCAGCGACGACATGGCCATCGTGTGTGAAGAAATCTTCGGTCCGGTGCTGAGCCTGCTCGAGTATCAGGATGAGGACGAAGTCATCCGCCGCGCCAATGACACCGAGTATGGCCTCGCCGCCGGCGTGGTCACCGCCGATCTGGCGCGGGCGCACCGGATCATCCATCGCCTCGAGGCCGGCATCTGCTGGATCAATACCTGGGGCGAATCGCCAGCGCAGATGCCGGTCGGTGGCTACAAGCAGTCCGGCATCGGCCGTGAGAACGGCATCGCCTCGCTGGCGCACTACACCCGGGTCAAATCGGTACAGGTAGAGCTGGGCGAGTTCGCCTCGGTGTTTTGA
- a CDS encoding helix-turn-helix transcriptional regulator, giving the protein MMSNSATGPSLLWLDMTCERSTQALMAQFSDFCDCRLIAPDSLVADSGLHLRQADMICMHFDRPDALGLSQLQQLKRSVPSLPITMFTVQHTEELAVWAMRSRVWEYITLPISSAEMARYRRALLELHALRRIGAGYPRQPMSEVFPELPACVRLTADHRKHQSLARALQHIDQHFRENIDQKELAQLCGMTPSRFSRLFKDVYGICYLEHILARRMEFAKDRLDNSQMPITTIGYEAGFRDPSYFARVFKQFAGCTPSEYRNRLVGATSVSDLSESFAPLAEIEYDIGA; this is encoded by the coding sequence ATGATGTCTAACTCCGCGACAGGCCCCAGCCTTCTCTGGCTCGACATGACCTGCGAGCGCTCTACACAAGCGCTAATGGCTCAGTTCAGTGACTTCTGCGATTGTCGGCTGATCGCACCGGACTCCCTTGTCGCAGATTCGGGCCTACATCTGCGCCAGGCAGACATGATCTGCATGCATTTCGATCGACCCGACGCGCTCGGATTGAGCCAGTTGCAGCAACTCAAGCGCTCGGTGCCATCCCTTCCGATCACCATGTTTACCGTCCAGCACACCGAGGAGCTCGCCGTATGGGCGATGCGCTCGCGGGTATGGGAATACATCACGCTGCCCATTTCGTCGGCAGAAATGGCGCGCTATCGGCGTGCACTGCTTGAACTGCATGCGTTGAGGCGCATCGGTGCTGGTTATCCCCGGCAACCCATGAGCGAGGTGTTCCCCGAGCTGCCAGCCTGCGTCAGGCTGACCGCGGATCATCGCAAGCATCAATCGCTGGCGCGCGCGTTGCAGCACATTGACCAGCATTTTCGCGAAAACATCGACCAGAAGGAGCTGGCACAGCTCTGCGGCATGACGCCGTCGCGCTTCAGCCGGCTGTTCAAGGACGTGTATGGCATCTGCTATCTGGAGCACATCCTTGCCAGGCGCATGGAGTTCGCCAAGGACCGCCTCGACAACAGCCAGATGCCTATCACCACCATCGGCTATGAGGCGGGCTTCCGCGATCCGTCCTACTTCGCCCGAGTGTTCAAGCAGTTCGCCGGCTGCACGCCGAGCGAATACCGCAATCGCCTGGTTGGCGCGACCAGCGTGAGCGACCTCAGCGAGTCTTTCGCGCCGCTCGCCGAAATCGAATACGACATCGGAGCCTGA
- the trpB gene encoding tryptophan synthase subunit beta, giving the protein MSSDPRFTAMPDANGYFGPYGGQLVPPHLKQAMDDINLAYEEIRQREDFQQELAALFADYVGRPSPIFHARRLSEQLGGAQIYLKREDLNHTGAHKINHCLGEALLAKFMGKKKVIAETGAGQHGVALATACALVGIPCEIHMGQVDIEKEHPNVTKMKILGCKLIAVTRGAATLKEAVDSAFEEYLKDPHNYIYAIGSVVGPHPFPKMVRDFQSIIGTEAREQFLAKHGRLPDHVVACVGGGSNAMGMFTAFLEDAAVELVGIEPAGESLDKPGRHSATLSKGKPSELHGMACYVLEDADGNPSAVHSIASGLDYPGVGPQHSYLKDIGRVNYQTATDQECLEAFMTLSRVEGIIPALESAHAVAWAIRTAPTLSEDSHILVNLSGRGDKDADYVANLLGL; this is encoded by the coding sequence ATGTCGTCCGATCCCCGCTTCACTGCCATGCCCGATGCCAACGGATACTTCGGTCCCTATGGCGGCCAGCTGGTGCCGCCACACCTGAAGCAGGCCATGGACGACATCAACCTGGCCTACGAAGAGATCCGCCAGCGCGAAGATTTCCAGCAGGAACTGGCTGCGCTGTTCGCCGACTACGTGGGGCGCCCGAGCCCGATCTTCCATGCGCGGCGCCTGTCCGAGCAGCTCGGCGGCGCGCAGATCTATCTGAAGCGCGAAGACCTGAATCACACCGGCGCGCACAAGATCAATCACTGCCTGGGCGAGGCCCTGCTGGCCAAATTCATGGGCAAGAAGAAGGTGATCGCCGAAACCGGCGCCGGGCAGCACGGTGTCGCGCTGGCCACCGCGTGCGCACTGGTGGGTATTCCCTGCGAGATTCACATGGGCCAGGTGGACATCGAGAAGGAACATCCCAACGTCACCAAGATGAAGATCCTCGGCTGCAAGCTGATCGCCGTCACCCGCGGCGCCGCCACGCTCAAGGAAGCGGTAGATAGCGCCTTCGAGGAATACCTGAAAGATCCGCACAACTACATCTACGCCATCGGCTCGGTAGTCGGCCCGCATCCGTTCCCGAAGATGGTTCGCGACTTCCAGTCGATCATCGGCACCGAGGCCCGTGAGCAGTTCCTCGCCAAACATGGCCGCCTGCCCGACCACGTGGTTGCCTGCGTCGGTGGCGGCTCCAATGCCATGGGCATGTTCACCGCCTTCCTCGAAGACGCTGCGGTCGAGCTGGTTGGTATCGAGCCGGCCGGCGAAAGCCTGGACAAGCCCGGTCGCCATTCGGCCACGCTGTCCAAGGGCAAGCCCAGCGAACTGCACGGCATGGCCTGCTACGTGCTGGAGGATGCAGACGGCAACCCATCGGCAGTGCACTCCATCGCCTCCGGCCTGGACTACCCGGGGGTCGGCCCACAGCACAGCTACCTGAAGGACATCGGCCGGGTGAACTACCAGACCGCGACCGACCAGGAATGCCTCGAGGCCTTTATGACCCTGTCGCGCGTGGAAGGCATCATCCCCGCCCTGGAAAGCGCCCACGCCGTGGCATGGGCGATTCGCACCGCACCGACGCTGAGCGAGGACAGCCATATCCTCGTCAATCTATCTGGCCGCGGCGACAAGGATGCCGATTACGTCGCCAATCTGCTCGGCCTGTAA
- the betA gene encoding choline dehydrogenase: MEYDYIIIGAGSAGNVLAARLTEDADVSVLLLEAGGPDYRLDFRTQMPAALAYPLQGTRYNWAYKTDPEPHMNNRRMDCGRGKGLGGSSLINGMCYIRGNALDYDNWAKAPGLEDWTYLDCLPYFRKAESRDIGPNDYHGGVGPVSVTTPRADNNVLFQAMVEAGVQAGYPRTDDLNGYQQEGFGPMDRTVTPQGRRASTARGYLDQARERPNLTIETHAVTDRVLFEGKRAVGVRYLRDRKDPYIARARREVLLCGGAIASPQILQRSGVGPGALLRRVGVKPVHELPGVGQNLQDHLEMYLQYECKQPVSLYPALKWWNQPAIGAEWLFLGSGIGASNQFEAGGFIRSSDEFEWPNIQFHFLPVAVSYNGSNAHDGHSFQAHVGSMRSPSRGRIEIRSTDPAEDPSILFNYMAHEQDWREFRDGIRLTREIMNQPALDPYRGRELSPGIEAQSDAELDAFVREHAETAYHPSCSCKMGTDDMAVVDGQGRVHGMEGLRVVDASIMPQIITGNLNATTIMIAEKIADRIRGREPLRRSTAKYYVAGNVPVRQPPRR, translated from the coding sequence ATGGAATACGACTACATCATCATCGGCGCCGGCTCGGCGGGTAACGTGCTCGCCGCGCGGCTAACCGAGGACGCCGACGTCAGCGTGCTGCTGCTCGAAGCCGGCGGTCCGGACTATCGGCTGGACTTCCGCACCCAGATGCCCGCTGCACTGGCGTATCCGCTGCAGGGCACGCGCTACAACTGGGCATACAAGACCGACCCCGAGCCGCACATGAACAACCGTCGCATGGACTGCGGCCGCGGCAAGGGCCTGGGCGGTTCATCGCTGATTAACGGTATGTGCTACATCCGCGGCAACGCCCTGGACTACGACAACTGGGCCAAGGCGCCTGGCCTGGAAGACTGGACCTACCTCGACTGTCTGCCGTACTTCCGCAAGGCCGAGTCGCGCGACATCGGCCCCAACGACTACCACGGCGGCGTCGGCCCGGTCAGCGTGACCACGCCGAGGGCGGACAACAACGTTTTGTTCCAGGCCATGGTCGAGGCGGGCGTGCAGGCCGGCTACCCGCGCACCGATGACCTCAACGGTTACCAGCAGGAAGGCTTCGGTCCAATGGACCGCACCGTGACGCCCCAGGGCCGGCGCGCCAGTACCGCGCGGGGTTACCTGGACCAGGCCAGGGAGCGGCCGAACCTGACCATCGAAACGCATGCGGTGACCGATCGCGTCCTTTTCGAAGGCAAGCGCGCGGTGGGCGTGCGCTACCTGCGCGACCGCAAGGACCCGTACATCGCGCGGGCGCGCCGCGAGGTGCTGCTGTGCGGCGGGGCGATCGCTTCGCCGCAGATCCTGCAGCGCTCCGGCGTCGGGCCGGGCGCGCTGCTGCGCCGGGTCGGGGTCAAGCCCGTGCATGAGCTGCCGGGCGTCGGCCAGAACCTGCAGGACCACCTGGAGATGTACCTGCAGTACGAATGCAAGCAGCCCGTTTCGCTCTATCCCGCACTCAAGTGGTGGAACCAGCCGGCAATCGGCGCCGAATGGTTGTTCCTCGGCAGCGGTATCGGCGCCAGCAACCAGTTCGAGGCCGGCGGCTTCATCCGCAGCAGCGACGAGTTCGAGTGGCCGAACATCCAGTTTCACTTCCTGCCGGTGGCGGTCAGCTACAACGGCAGCAACGCCCATGACGGCCACAGCTTCCAGGCCCACGTCGGCTCGATGCGCTCGCCCAGCCGCGGGCGTATCGAAATCCGCTCGACCGATCCGGCCGAGGATCCGAGCATCCTGTTCAACTACATGGCCCACGAGCAGGACTGGCGCGAGTTTCGCGACGGCATCCGCCTGACGCGCGAGATCATGAACCAGCCGGCGCTCGATCCCTACCGCGGTCGCGAGCTGAGCCCGGGCATCGAGGCGCAGAGCGATGCGGAGCTGGACGCTTTCGTCCGCGAGCACGCCGAGACGGCCTATCACCCGTCCTGCTCCTGCAAGATGGGTACGGACGACATGGCCGTGGTCGATGGCCAGGGCCGGGTGCATGGGATGGAAGGGCTGCGCGTGGTGGATGCCTCGATCATGCCGCAGATCATCACCGGCAACCTCAACGCCACCACCATTATGATCGCCGAGAAGATCGCCGACCGGATTCGCGGCCGTGAGCCGCTGCGGCGCAGCACGGCGAAGTACTACGTGGCCGGCAATGTGCCGGTGCGGCAACCGCCGCGGCGTTGA
- the rimO gene encoding 30S ribosomal protein S12 methylthiotransferase RimO: protein MSKTPTVGFVSLGCPKATVDSERILTQLRMEGYQIVPSYEDADVVVVNTCGFIDSAKAESLDAIGEAIAENGKVIVTGCMGVDENNIRGVHPSVLAVTGPQQYEQVVNAVHEVVPPNIEHDPFVDLVPPQGIKLTPRHYAYLKISEGCNHTCSFCIIPSMRGKLVSRPVGDVLSEAERLVKAGVKEVLVISQDTSAYGVDLKYKLDFWNGQPVKTRMLELCEELGKMGVWVRLHYVYPYPNVDDVIPLMAAGKILPYLDIPFQHASPKVLKAMKRPAFEDKTLARIKKWREICPELTIRSTFIVGFPGETEEDFQYLLDWLTEAQLDRVGCFQYSPVDGAPAEVMGLEAVPDEIKQERWDRFMAHQQAISAARLQLKVGQEMDVLIDEVDEDGAIGRSWADAPEIDGMVYVDSAQPLQPGDKVRVRVTNADEYDLWAEVI from the coding sequence ATGAGCAAAACGCCAACAGTCGGGTTCGTGAGCTTGGGTTGCCCCAAGGCAACGGTCGACTCTGAACGCATCCTCACCCAGCTGCGCATGGAGGGTTACCAGATCGTGCCGTCCTACGAGGACGCCGATGTGGTGGTTGTCAACACCTGCGGTTTCATCGATAGCGCCAAGGCCGAATCGCTGGACGCCATCGGCGAGGCGATTGCCGAGAACGGCAAGGTGATCGTCACCGGCTGCATGGGTGTGGACGAGAACAACATCCGCGGTGTGCACCCCAGCGTGCTGGCCGTTACCGGCCCGCAGCAGTACGAGCAGGTGGTGAATGCGGTGCATGAGGTGGTGCCGCCGAACATCGAGCACGACCCCTTCGTCGATCTGGTACCGCCACAGGGCATCAAGCTCACCCCGCGCCACTACGCCTATCTGAAGATTTCCGAAGGCTGCAACCATACGTGCAGCTTCTGCATCATCCCGTCGATGCGCGGCAAGCTGGTCAGCCGGCCGGTGGGCGATGTGCTCAGCGAAGCCGAGCGCCTGGTCAAGGCCGGTGTGAAGGAAGTCCTGGTGATCAGCCAGGACACCAGCGCTTATGGCGTGGACCTCAAGTACAAGCTGGATTTCTGGAACGGCCAGCCGGTCAAAACGCGCATGCTCGAGCTGTGCGAGGAGCTGGGCAAGATGGGCGTCTGGGTGCGCCTGCACTACGTCTATCCCTACCCGAACGTCGACGACGTGATTCCGCTGATGGCCGCCGGCAAGATCCTGCCGTACCTGGATATCCCCTTCCAGCACGCCAGCCCGAAGGTGCTCAAGGCCATGAAGCGCCCGGCCTTCGAAGACAAGACCCTGGCGCGCATCAAGAAATGGCGCGAGATCTGCCCCGAGCTGACCATCCGCTCGACCTTCATCGTCGGCTTCCCCGGCGAAACCGAGGAAGACTTCCAGTATCTGCTCGACTGGCTGACCGAAGCCCAGCTCGACCGCGTCGGCTGCTTCCAATACTCGCCGGTAGATGGCGCCCCGGCCGAGGTGATGGGCCTGGAAGCGGTACCGGACGAAATCAAGCAGGAGCGCTGGGACCGTTTCATGGCGCACCAGCAAGCCATTAGTGCCGCGCGCCTGCAGCTGAAGGTCGGCCAGGAGATGGACGTGCTGATCGACGAAGTGGACGAGGACGGCGCCATTGGCCGTTCGTGGGCCGATGCTCCGGAGATCGACGGCATGGTCTACGTCGACAGCGCACAGCCGCTGCAGCCGGGCGACAAGGTCCGCGTACGCGTCACCAACGCCGACGAGTACGACCTCTGGGCCGAAGTGATCTGA